The genomic window CGTGCTGACCGGCTCGCCCGCCGAGATCGCCCCGTGGCTGGCCTCCCACCCCGACGTGCACGCGCTCGACCTCGTGGGCGCGGGCGATCTCGACTGGGTCGACCTGCAGATCGCCGCGGCCGAGACGCTCACCCGCGTGCTCCCACCCGAGAACGGCACGGATGCCGCGGCCCCGAGCCTCTCCCGCATCACGGCGTTCACCGAGACCAAGACGGTGTGGCACACCAAGAGCCTCGTCTGACGCCAGTCGAGGGACCCGACGAAACGCCTCGGACTCCGCTGCCGCGGAAGTTCGAGGCGTTTCGTCTCGCTCGTTCCTCGCTCGCTCAACGACCGGGGTGAGGGGAACCGGTCGTTGAGCGAGGGAGCGCCAGCGACCGAGACGAAACGCCTCGGACGTGGCGCAGACCTCGGCCGCCGCTCCTACTCGAGCGCGAGTCCGCCCCACTCGCCCGGGTTCGTCAGCTCGCCGTAGTGGACGTCCACGTCGCCCGCTGACACCGATGCCACGCAGGCGAGGAGCGACAGCGTCGGGTAGCCGTAGGGGCGGTTGTCGCGGATGATGGCGCGGTCGTCGGTGGCGGGGAGTTCGGCGGATCGCTCGAGCACCTCGACCCACGGCATCCACCAGCGTCCTTCGTCCGAGGGCTCGGCCGACCGGAACTCGCCCAGCCAGCGGGCGATGCGCGGGGTGCCGGTGTCGTCGACGTCGTCGTGGGCGATCATGTGGGTTCCGGGTTCCAGCTCGACCGTGCGCAGCGTGACGCCGTCCCACGTGAGCACCCGCGCGTGCGCTCCGTCGACCTCGACGAGGTTGAAGCCGTGGGTCGGCGGCTCGCCGCCCGGCGAGCGGCCCGCGACGGAGTCGAGCACGATGCCGCCCCGCGAGACCAGCTCGGACTCGGGGCGCGTCGACTCGTCCGCGCGGTTGAGGAGCACGGCGAGCCGGCCGGCAGCGGGGTCGGCCGCGAGCCACGCGCCGCCGGCGCGGACGTCGCGCACCCCCACGACCCCGTCGTGCGCTTCCGGCCACCAGCGGCCGAGCGGATTCCACGGCCGCTCCGGATCCTCGTCGCGGATCGCGAGCACACGTGTGGGCTCGTCGGCCGAGGCCGGGACGCGGATCACAACGGTGCACATGCAGATGCTCCTCGGGGGTGTCATCCGGCCGGTGGAGCCGGGGAGTCGGGCGGGCGTGCCAAGATCGGAGGGTGTTCGTCGTAGTCGGGGTCACGGGTGGCATCGCCGCCTACAAGACGGTGCAGCTCGTGCGCCTGCTGGTCAAGGCGGGGCACGAGGTGCATGTCGTCCCGACGGACGACGCCCTCCGGTTCGTCGGGCTGCCGACGTGGGAGGCGATCAGCCGTCATCCCGTGACGACCTCCGTCCACGATGACGTCGCGCGGGTCCGTCACGTCGCACTCGGCCAGGCGGCCGACCTCGTGATCGTGGCGCCCGCGACGGCGAACACCCTGGCGAAGATGACCGCAGGACTCGCGGACGACCTCCTCGGAACGACCCTACTCGCCACCACGGCACCGGTCGTCGTGGCTCCGGCGATGCACACCGAGATGTGGCGCCACCCCTCGACCGTCCACAACATGGCGACCCTGCGCGAGCGCGGGGTCATCGTGGTCGGCCCCGAGAGCGGTGAGCTGACCGGCGGCGACAGCGGACCGGGACGGATGTCGGAGCCCGAGGCGATCCTCGACGCCGCGCTCGCCGCGGCCCGGGGCCGCGCCGCCGACCTCGACGGGCTCCGTGTGGTGGTGAGCGCCGGTGGCACGCGGGAGCCGATCGATCCGGTGCGCTACATCGGCAATCGCTCGAGCGGCCGCCAGGGCGTGGCCGTGGCGCTGTCGGCCGCCGAGCGCGGCGCAAACGTCGTGCTCGTCGCCGCCCATGTCGACGACGGCGTGCTGGCCGCGGCATCCGCTGTCCCGCGTATGCGGGTCGTGCGCGCCGGTACCGCGGCGGAACTCGGTGCCGCCGTCGAGGCGGAGGCCGGCGCCGCCGACGTCATCGTCATGGCAGCCGCCGTCGCCGACTACCGCGTGGCCGAGGTGTCACCGCTCAAGCGCTCCAAGGAGTCCGCCGGAGGCGACGGGATCACCCTCGACCTCATCGAGAACGACGACATCCTCGCCGGACTCGTCCGCCGCCGCCGGGAGGGCCAGACCATCGTCGGGTTCGCCGCCGAGACGCCCGGCGACGGTGAGACGCTGCTCGACCGCGGACGACGCAAGGCCGCCCGCAAGGGCACCGACCTGCTGGCGGTGAACGAGGTCGGCTGGGCGAAGGGATTCGAGGCCGCCGACAACGCGGTGACCGTCATCGACGTCGGCGGCGAGGTCGTCGCGGCGCGCCGGGGCAGCAAGAGCGACGTCGCCGAGGCGCTCTGGGATGCTGTGCTCGTCGTGAGGCGAACCAGCGGGAATCCAAAGTAACGAAACAGTAACGGCGCATGTAGAGTGGTCCGCACCCCGTCGACGGCGACGTGGTGTACGACCCTCGGAGGACATGCCCGATGCCCTACCCCGCGGCACCCGATCGCGCCCGCGACCGGACCCACGCCCTGTCCGTCATGTGCGTGCTCGCCATCGCGAGCGTCGTCATCGCCATCCTCGGTGCCACGCCCGCACGCGTCAGCTCGAGCGAGCTCATGGGCGACGAGCGGACGCCCGGTGATGCCGCGTTCATCGCGAGCCATCGCGGCGGGGCCGCCACCGCGCCCGAGAACACCCTGCCCGCCGTCACCGCCGCGCTCGACGCCGGCTTCGAGTACGTCGAGGTCGACGTCGCCCTCACCGCCGATCGCCACCCGGTGCTGATGCACGACAAGTCCGTGGACCGCACCACCGACGGCCGCGGGCGCCTCGCCTCTCTCACGCTCGCCGAGGTGCGCGCGCTGGATGCGGGCTCCTGGTTCGACGCCGTCTACGCGGGGACCCCGGTGCCGACCTTCACCGAGTTCCTGGACGTGCTCGTCGCGGCCGATGCCCGGGCCATCGTGGAGCTGAAGGGCGGATGGGATGCCGCCGCCATCGACGCGGCGGTCGCCGAGGTCGCCGCCCGCAGTCTCGAGCGGCGCATCGTGTTCGCCAGCTTCGACGCTCGCACCCTCGCCCTGACCGCGGCGGAGTCGGAGGTGCTGTCGCGGCTGCTGATCCTGAAGCACCTGCCCTCCGACGTCGTGAGTGCGGTGGCCGAGTCCGGCGCGCGCGGCGTGGTGGTGAGCCGCAAGGCGGTGCTGGCGCGCCCGGGCATCGTCGACGAGCTGCACGCGGTGGGGGCGCGCGTCGTCGTGTACACGCTCAACAGCGACACGCAGTGGGATGCCGTCACCGCGCTCGGAGTCGACGGCATCGTGACCGACGACCCCCACACGCTCTCCGAGTGGCAGAGCGCCTACGCACGACCCTGAGCGCCGGCGACCTTGGTGCGCCGTGCGGCGTGGCCGCCGGCATCCATTCGTCCTCGTCATTAGGGTCGGTATCGCGCACCTGCGGGTGGCGCGAGAGGATGGTGACGTGGGAACGGTCGAGCAGAGCCGGTGGAAGCGGGTCGCGGTCGGGTGCGTCGCGCTGGTCCTGCTCGCGTCGGTCGTCACGGGGTGCCGCCCCGAGCCCGCCGTCACTCCCTCCAGCAGCCCGTCGCCCTCGCCCACGATGAAGGACACGACGCCCGGGCCGTCGGTCTCGCCGATCGAGACCGAGGAGCCGCAGTCCTCGTTCGAGCTGCCCACCGCGTGCGAGCAGATCTACTCCGCGTCCATGCTCGCCGGGCTGCAGTCCGCCAATCCGCCTCTCAACGATCCCGGCGTCACGATGCTGTCCACCGAGAACGCCGAGCTGCTCGAGATCATCCACGGTGGCGCCCCGACGCTGCGGTGCTCGTGGGGGCAGCCCAGCGAGTACGGCCTGGCGACCAACGTGACCGAGATCGACGGCGGCCAGGCGACGGCCATCCTCGAGGCGCTGCCGGCTGCCGGATTCGGCTGCGAGGCGCTCGGCGACGGCACCGTGTGCCGCATCGAGCAGAGGGGCGTCACACTCGATGACGAGGAGTACACCCGCGGTGAGACGCACTACGTCGGCGACGGCGCGGTGGTGACCACGGCGTGGATCAACTTCGCGCCCGAGGGCTACACGGAAGACGTGGTCGCGACCCTCTGGGGTTGAGGCCCTCAGCCCCTTATCTCGAATACGCATCCGTTCGGCGGGCCTACTTCCCCGGATGGGGGAGTCGTCCCGTAGAATGGCTCCAGGGAAGAACCACCGACGACGTCGCAGCTCGCAGAAGCGAGTGCCCGCGACCGCCGGCGGAGAGTCCCCGATCCCGCGTTCGCGACGGCGTTCGCGCCGCCCGCGGGAGCACGCACAACCATCGGTGTCATCCGATCTTCGCCGGTCCCGAGCCGGCACTCACGCTCAGGAGGAGCATGCCGCCCACGGCAACCGCCCAGACGGCGCAGCGTCGCCGCAAGACCTCGTCCGCGCGTCGCGACGACGAGGCCCCCATCATCCCGATCCTCGCCCGCAAGGTGCGCGAGGTCGAGGCCAAGGCCCAGCGCGGAAAGCTCGGGCCGACCAACCGCGTCAAGTTCCAGGTCATCGCGTTCCTGGTGCGCGAAGAGCGCGCCCGGGTGAAGGGCGACACCGAGCTGACGGATGCCGCCCGCGCCGAGCTGCTGAAGCGGCTCGACGGCGTCGCGACCATCCTCGCGAAGACCGCTGCCCGCGACACCTCTCTCATCCAGCTGCTCGAGGTCGATCAGGCCGCCTCGCCCGTCGCGCGCCGCATGCGCCGCGACTGGCTGCTGGAGTCAGGCGCCGAGCTCGCCCCCGACGAGCTCATCATCACCGACGTCGCGCCCGTCTCGGCGCCGGTCGTGCCGGCCGCGCTCG from Microbacterium sp. ProA8 includes these protein-coding regions:
- a CDS encoding NRDE family protein, translated to MCTVVIRVPASADEPTRVLAIRDEDPERPWNPLGRWWPEAHDGVVGVRDVRAGGAWLAADPAAGRLAVLLNRADESTRPESELVSRGGIVLDSVAGRSPGGEPPTHGFNLVEVDGAHARVLTWDGVTLRTVELEPGTHMIAHDDVDDTGTPRIARWLGEFRSAEPSDEGRWWMPWVEVLERSAELPATDDRAIIRDNRPYGYPTLSLLACVASVSAGDVDVHYGELTNPGEWGGLALE
- a CDS encoding glycerophosphodiester phosphodiesterase family protein; its protein translation is MPYPAAPDRARDRTHALSVMCVLAIASVVIAILGATPARVSSSELMGDERTPGDAAFIASHRGGAATAPENTLPAVTAALDAGFEYVEVDVALTADRHPVLMHDKSVDRTTDGRGRLASLTLAEVRALDAGSWFDAVYAGTPVPTFTEFLDVLVAADARAIVELKGGWDAAAIDAAVAEVAARSLERRIVFASFDARTLALTAAESEVLSRLLILKHLPSDVVSAVAESGARGVVVSRKAVLARPGIVDELHAVGARVVVYTLNSDTQWDAVTALGVDGIVTDDPHTLSEWQSAYARP
- the coaBC gene encoding bifunctional phosphopantothenoylcysteine decarboxylase/phosphopantothenate--cysteine ligase CoaBC, with product MFVVVGVTGGIAAYKTVQLVRLLVKAGHEVHVVPTDDALRFVGLPTWEAISRHPVTTSVHDDVARVRHVALGQAADLVIVAPATANTLAKMTAGLADDLLGTTLLATTAPVVVAPAMHTEMWRHPSTVHNMATLRERGVIVVGPESGELTGGDSGPGRMSEPEAILDAALAAARGRAADLDGLRVVVSAGGTREPIDPVRYIGNRSSGRQGVAVALSAAERGANVVLVAAHVDDGVLAAASAVPRMRVVRAGTAAELGAAVEAEAGAADVIVMAAAVADYRVAEVSPLKRSKESAGGDGITLDLIENDDILAGLVRRRREGQTIVGFAAETPGDGETLLDRGRRKAARKGTDLLAVNEVGWAKGFEAADNAVTVIDVGGEVVAARRGSKSDVAEALWDAVLVVRRTSGNPK